Proteins encoded within one genomic window of Brassica rapa cultivar Chiifu-401-42 chromosome A09, CAAS_Brap_v3.01, whole genome shotgun sequence:
- the LOC103840206 gene encoding protein indeterminate-domain 6, chloroplastic produces the protein MSSSYSQSIPLIATGANNFNQKEMEMTMTQKRNTFVSPSLRKQRNQPGNRNPDAEVIALSPKTIMATNRFLCEVCNRGFNREQNLQLHGRVHNLPWKPKQKSEKEARRKVYICPEPTCVHHDPSHALRDFTGIKKHYYRKHGEKQWKCDKCPKSYALQSDWKTHSKICGIKVHRCDCGTTFSRRENYNAHKALCDALNQESGRNPTGSITNMAAAAGGSDGRQDFYGGAASALGRLQDFYACAASALGRQDFYGGAASALGRHGFYRGAASALSHNQFGNNSNTGYNLNRSSSNKFEGFVPHPTNPNPGPTNFPMQCPSNQASLAHNDQSLRSQHDLISLGARINNNNNNTNHGYFQNNTKTSNQTLFAHGADINDPSVWQRGLTPSSSSGVVVNGFGDNDKGNLQGRMNSLAMTTNQQGWSASNIFGPHFGNNLSMGGSDVLTLGVNGGSVSKGRGDRNPAPLDTQMKFAYPNRPFGNP, from the exons ATGTCTTCATCGTACTCTCAGTCTATCCCCCTCATCGCCACCGGAGCAAACAACTTTAACCAAAAAGAGATGGAGATGACGATGACTCAAAAACGTAACACCTTTGTTTCACCATCACTCAGAAAACAAAGAAACCAACCTGGAAACCGAA ATCCAGATGCTGAAGTGATAGCGTTATCTCCAAAGACGATCATGGCGACGAACAGATTCCTATGTGAAGTGTGCAACAGAGGATTTAACCGGGAACAGAATCTACAGCTTCACGGGAGAGTACACAACCTTCCATGGAAGCCGAAACAAAAGTCGGAAAAAGAAGCGAGGAGGAAGGTATACATTTGTCCGGAGCCCACGTGCGTCCACCATGACCCGTCACATGCTCTCCGAGACTTCACAGGAATCAAGAAGCATTATTACCGGAAGCACGGTGAGAAGCAGTGGAAATGCGACAAATGTCCTAAGAGTTATGCTCTTCAATCTGATTGGAAAACTCACTCTAAGATTTGTGGTATCAAAGTGCATCGATGTGACTGTGGTACCACCTTTTCTAG AAGAGAAAATTACAATGCCCACAAGGCATTATGTGATGCATTGAATCaagagtcaggaagaaatcctACTGGGAGCATCACGAATATGGCAGCAGCCGCTGGTGGAAGTGATGGAAGACAAGACTTTTACGGCGGTGCTGCTTCTGCTCTTGGCAGACTACAAGACTTTTACGCCTGTGCTGCTTCTGCTCTTGGCAGGCAAGACTTTTACGGCGGTGCTGCTTCTGCTCTTGGCAGACATGGTTTTTACCGCGGTGCTGCTTCTGCTCTCTCGCATAACCAATTCGGTAACAACTCAAACACTGGTTACAATCTGAACCGTTCATCTTCCAATAAGTTTGAAGGCTTCGTTCCTCACCCCACCAACCCTAATCCCGGCCCAACCAATTTCCCCATGCAATGCCCTTCGAACCAAGCATCGTTGGCGCACAACGATCAGAGTCTCAGGAGCCAGCATGATTTGATTAGCCTCGGTGCTAGGAtcaacaataacaacaacaacactaaCCATGGATATTTTCAGAACAACACCAAGACCTCTAATCAGACTCTTTTCGCCCATGGTGCTGACATCAACGATCCTTCTGTTTGGCAAAGAGGATTAACTCCTTCATCTTCGTCAGGTGTGGTCGTTAATGGCTTTGGAGATAATGATAAGGGAAACCTTCAGGGTCGGATGAACTCTCTTGCTATGACAACAAATCAACAAGGCTGGTCCGCTAGTAACATTTTCGGCCCTCATTTCGGGAACAACCTTAGCATGGGAGGCTCTGATGTGTTGACTCTTGGTGTTAACGGAGGAAGTGTGAGCAAAGGTCGTGGTGATCGTAATCCAGCACCTTTGGACACTCAGATGAAGTTTGCGTATCCGAATCGTCCATTTGGAAACCCCTGA